The genomic interval AACTGGAAGGCCGGAGATATTACCTGTTATCTCAGGCCTTCGCCATTTTGTACGGGTGGAGGCAGATGCCCGAACCCTGGCTATTATTTAGTTAACTACCGGGAAGTTTCCGCCATCAATAGTGAGATTCGCACCGGTAATATAGGATGCCGCAGGTGTTACCAGGAAGTAAACCAGTTCAGCCGTTTCTTCCGGCGCGGCCATTCTTCCCAGTGGTACACCGCCTACTCTCCGGAAAAGGTTCTCAGTCATTTCTTCTACAGTAATACCGGCCTGTTTGGCACAATCCTCCAGAAAGGCGGTCATAGCTTCTGTTTTATTTAAACCGGGAGATACAGTGACAACTCTTATACCTTTGCCGGCCACCTCTGTAGCCAATGCTTTGCTGTAGGTGTTCAATGCCGCTTTTGCAGCACTATAAGCCATAGTGGCTTCCCAGAGGGTGAACTGACTGCTGGTAGTGGAGATATGAATGATCACGCCACTTTTGCGCTCCAGCATTTTAGGTAGCAAAGCCCTGTCCAGGCGAACTGAAGAAAGCAGGTTGATCTGCAGGGCCTGGTTCCAGTGTTCGTCGGTCAGGGTACTAAATCCTCCTCCCGGAAATGTGTTTGCGCCCATGTTATTGATCAGTATGTCGATGTGCCCGAATTGCTCATGAATGAAATTGGCTACTTTGTTTACCTCTTCAGTCCGTGCCAGGTCGGCAGGAATGAAAGTATATGTAGCATCCTGTTCTTCCGGTTGGTTTCTGGCCGTGACAATAACAGTTGCGCCTGCCTGCTGTAATCTTTTAACGATAGCTCTGCCAATACCTTTTGTTCCCCCGGTTACCAGGGCAATTTTACCGTTTAATACCCCATTGGTTGTTTGTGTACTTTCCATGCCAGATTTTTTTAAATACGTGTTATTCGTTTACTGAAAAAATAGATTTACTTTAGTTTCATAAAGTAACTAAAACTGTTGCTTGTAATTATTCACGCAACACTAATTGGCAGTAACGTTCATGTAACTAAAAGCCGAAAAGTGGTAACATTCATGTAACCAATGAAGAAATTCAAAGAACATACATCCACTTGTCCCATCGTTCATATGATGACCTATATTGGCGGGAAATGGAAACCCATTATCCTGGGGCGGTTGTTAAACGGAACTGTCCGGTTTGGAAAGCTGGCAGCGCAAATACCGGATATATCGCGTAAGATATTGACTGAACAACTGAAAGAGTTGGAGGGGGATGGATTAATTATCCGGCATAGCTATAACGAGAAGCCGCCGCGGGTTGAATATGAGTTAAGCGAGATCGGACAGTCGGTTATCCCTGTTTTATTGGCAATGACTGCTTTAGGGGAGCAAATGCATAATGCGATAACTAAGCATAAGCGTGGGGTTATGCAGGCGCAGTGATAAATAGCGGATTGGGCAAGTGAGTTTTGACAGCATTGCCTGCAACGCCAGTGTCCAAACGAATATTAAAGGGAACAAGAATTATTGCAGAACAAGTTGAAACTTGCAGTGATAGCTGGTTTATTTATCTCCCATGCTTATGCCAAGAAATTCTGACAATGTTGATTCAATAGCCGCCCGGCATACAGCGTGTAAAATGATAAAGGCGTTTAAACATAATCTGCGGCACATTCTGGATCTATAGAGAGAGTTATTGACCATCTGAACATACGTAGACTTAGTCAATTTTTGAGCACCATTTTAAGACATCCATTTAAAAAAAAATCAGTCAATTTTCAAAATTGCATTTGCGATAAAGAATAAACATATAAGGCCCACCAGATATTGAGCAAAGAAGAATGCTACAAGGCGGATACTTTTGAAAGACAACTTATCGAAGTTAACTTTTAAGGAGAAAAAGATATATGCGGTATAAAGAAATATGTAAAAATACTTCCTCACATAGTACATCTTAGGATAGACATATCTATTAACTTCTGTTGCCTCAAGCTCGAATGGATAGACGGATTGAATTTGCGTCCATAGTAAACTGTTGCTGAGAAAGAAGAGGAACAGGAAAAACAATGTCCACCCGACAATATTCCCTTTTGCATAGCCGTGATTCCACCATATTTTATCAAGATAATTAACAGACATATCCCACCAGGTACCACTACTAGCTTTGAAGTTCCGGTACTCAATGTCCAGACGCTTATAAGAGTCAGATTTGCCCTCCTTTCTGAATTTGTTTAACAGATTTTCATAAGTGTTGTAGGCAATGTCTTTTGTTGAATCTTGTGTAAATAATAGTGCTACCTGTGCCGGATAATTGAAAGAAATGTCCTCAAAATTGGTATTAAAGACCTCCAGCATACACTTCGTTAAGTTTGGCAAAAGTGCCAAATTAAGTGTGGAAGGGAGCTTATCACAGTTGACGAACCTCACGGTGTCGGCCTTAATGGAAAGGAATGAGGCATTGGATCCAAAATTACAATTTATAAAGGTAATATTTACCGTATCTGCATTGTCTCTTTCTGGAAATGGAGCATTGATATAGCAATGCTCAAATACAATTTCAAGAAAATTTCGTTTTGCGGGCTGTAACGCATTATTCTTTGTAACTTCTTTATTCTGAAAATAAATCAGAGAGGAGATGGTGTCGTTATAAAATTTGATCTTTTGGTGTTTAAATTCATTTAAAGAGATGGATAAATCATTAATATTAGTAAAAGTGATATAAATCCTGGAAGTATCTGCCGAAAACTTATTGCCTGAGATGTCGAGTTCGTCTATATTACCACCACTAATACGTATATCAGATCCAATGCTATTAAATTCAAGATTTGTAGATCCCGAACATTGACTGAATGCGATCTCCTTAAAGTTATTTCGTTCGATGTATAAAGGTTCCTTAAAAATGGCATTCGTGAAATTAAACCGACTATCCTCTGGTATTTCCAGGTCAGTGACTATAAGGCCATGAATGAATTCAAAGGCGCTGCCAGTTGAAAATTTCTCATAGTCCCAATTATTTATACCACCCGTCCAATAGCGGACGCAATTTTCGATCCCCATCTTCTTATCAAACGACAAGGTGTCATGTCGGTTTTTTGCAAACTGATTTAAACTCTTGCAAAAGAAAAAACTGCATAGAAAATTATCCTCAAGAGTGTTTATATAAGGCAAAGCAACATTTGTTAAGAACGCAACATTTTCTCCATGATATTCCTTTATTTCCAAGGCTGCCTTACTATTGTTCTCATTGTAAGTAATTGTATCATACTGGCAATATGTAGCATGGTGCCAAATTAATCCTAACAAAAGAAGCGAGCATTTTGAAAAGAATTGGCTATCGATCTTCATACTAGTAGGAGACTAGGTTAATGAGATTTTGGGATTATAAA from Chitinophaga filiformis carries:
- a CDS encoding SDR family oxidoreductase; amino-acid sequence: MESTQTTNGVLNGKIALVTGGTKGIGRAIVKRLQQAGATVIVTARNQPEEQDATYTFIPADLARTEEVNKVANFIHEQFGHIDILINNMGANTFPGGGFSTLTDEHWNQALQINLLSSVRLDRALLPKMLERKSGVIIHISTTSSQFTLWEATMAYSAAKAALNTYSKALATEVAGKGIRVVTVSPGLNKTEAMTAFLEDCAKQAGITVEEMTENLFRRVGGVPLGRMAAPEETAELVYFLVTPAASYITGANLTIDGGNFPVVN
- a CDS encoding winged helix-turn-helix transcriptional regulator → MKKFKEHTSTCPIVHMMTYIGGKWKPIILGRLLNGTVRFGKLAAQIPDISRKILTEQLKELEGDGLIIRHSYNEKPPRVEYELSEIGQSVIPVLLAMTALGEQMHNAITKHKRGVMQAQ